A region of the Bos mutus isolate GX-2022 chromosome 18, NWIPB_WYAK_1.1, whole genome shotgun sequence genome:
ACCTATTCATAACGACTCCTAGTAATCAGACTGTTGTCTTACATTCTCCAATATGAGGCAAGACTGTTTCCTCAGCAATTTTACCCTTATCAGATTATCTCGTCTGATTCGATTAATTTTCTTCCATGAATCTGCTAACAGTGATTTGTGATTTACTTGCCCTGCTCACTAAAGACTGTTAAAAGGATTTCTCTAACACTCCAGCTCAGAACACTCCATGCCTTATCATTCAGTTCCTCTGAACAACTCTTTCCTCAAATCGATTTAGTTGGTTTCAGAGTGAAATTCAGTGGACACTGGTGAGTTCTGCACGGTAAAATCAGCTCCTGGATAAACAGAGAGTTCAGACACTACCCTTAATGCATCGTGTTCTTTTTAGATTATATATGTCTCATTCTAACATGATACACCTGAACGGTGCTAACTCTCAATCAGGAAgactgtattatttttcattttgaatcatTATAATTTGGATGTAAAcagggtttgattttttttttttttttgcataaagttGTTATGTATGTACAGACATGAAACCAACACTGTTTTTGATGTTAGGGTTTCACAATCGCCTATGTGATTTgacccatgccctcctccctcccgccaAATTCCTCTATAAAGATTCACTGCTTTCAGAAAGTTGAATGCTACTGGTTTGAATTGGTCAATAATGACAAACGCGTGGTTTCTAAATTACTCTGTATTGTTCTACAGAGATTACCAGAGTATATATAGCATGGGGGTATTAAGCAGTAAGAAAAGACAGTTCATATTGTATTTGGATTATATTGGCTAGGAGAGAAGTGAAACAAACAATGTTAGCAAAGAAATCTAAAGAAATGTGGCCTGCTGTAATTGTAGAGATTCAAAAACCTGAATAGTACTAATTAAAATGAGAGAGCTCAATTGTTACAAGAGAAACGCTACTAACAGAGGACTGTAAATGTTTAGACACCCCTGTGAATCaccaaataataaaggaaaaaggacaaaaatgagaATTAAGTTAAAAGCCTGGGAGCACCACTGCTCCacttctaaaaaataatttgtatcttttttttttcccccaagagaaAATGGGAGACTATAAAAgactctgcaatgagagaaagaaaaataccctgGCTTGATAGCagtgtacaaaaataaaatgtgcagATAATAATACATTTAGCTGCCCAAACATGGGCATTTAATTTCTAGAAATGATACATAATTGCAACAATTAGGTGCACGGCCATGAATCTGTATCTCATGATCTTCGTCATTAGTGAACTTTGTTTATAAATgttgtttatttataaatgtagCAGTTTCAGTGTTCCTGACCAAAAATACTTTCATGAGGGGCAGGGATCATATCCCACAGCTTTTACCAAAAATCTGATGCAAAAGGGTTAAAGcaaaaattctaataaaaaaatgaattaattcttCCTAAGTATACTGAAAttcatattttacattaaaatataaacttcaGGCATTTGTGgctaataactttaaaaagactTAGAAAAGTATTGCTATAGACAATGCTAATGACATAATATGTTTCTGTAATTTAAGCAGTAAATTTTCCCTCTGAATACATAAACTGTAATCCCTTAACTTCATTACTAGGGGAAATACTGTttgaaagaggaaagcaaagagATTCTGTGAGGCTGCATAAATATTGACATAATCTTCACTCTTTCTTCCCCAAACTGGTTATGGACATATCTCATTCCATCCCAACAAAGTACTCCCATAAAACCCAAGCTACTCTTATAAACATCTTCTCTGCAGtaatgatgaaaaggaaaagtgctTTTCTGGAAAATACCAACAGTGCTGGCCTTTTAGGGTAACGACTTGCCTACAAGCCTTTTGGCGAGTCTCTCCTTAGGGATTCCCGGGTTTGCTGAAACCCAAGGCTGCCAGCATGAGGGAAATGAACACAAGTCTAATCTGGTGTATGAAGCCAATGAGTGACACCTAAGGTCTCATTATAAATAGTAAAGTATGCAGTCGGGTGGGTGAGAGCATTCTGAAGTGCAATGTTCAAGAAGCTGGCTTAATATATGACTAAGTGTCAGAAGTCAGGTTTTCTGAGAATTACTTTTCAGATAAACAACTTTATAGCACAGCACTTAATCTTACTTACTAGAGACATCTCATTTATCACTGAATTACAAGTAACTTTAATTCTATTGATATTGCCATAAAGCCTGTTGAAAATGCATCctggcactttttaaaaagggTTTGGGGCCCTGTTTGTTACACGGGATCCTCTTGCATAAGTCTCCCGGGTCCCCTGGCCTCTTTCTCCACAGTCAAAGGGGacggtggggaaaaaaaaatgtttcccgcACCTGCCAGCACTGCCTTCAGCCCCTTTCCTGACAAAGTCGGGTTCTCCCACTTGCAGCCAAACTAACTTTCCGcccctctttcctcctcccacCTAGGGAAACcagcttcttttcatttcatcaACAAAACTGGACACGGATCAATTTCAACTGACCTTTGCCGAAAGGTGGCGCTGTTGAGGTAAGAACCAACTCGGTCCAACAATAGTTTTCACTCTCCGACCGTTTCCaggcttttcagattttttttatgcACCCTCCTAGCGTCTCCCCCTCccataaaataagataaatatgaTTAACACCAAGTGCATTTCATTAATTGGAGGAATCAACAGTCCAACATCCAGGCAGGTAGGCTGGTCTTCCAAACGCTGGGTCGGCTCCGCGCCCTCTCGCTTTCCCTCAAATAAATCTCGGCTTCTCCATCTGGCCTATCGCTTTAAAATCTTAGAAACAGAGTTACtggttccttctttctttctttttttttttttttccttcctttttcttttctttttctttctttctttttttttttttttttttttttgcaaagcttTAGAAGAATCGATGGAGAAAACCGAACAGTTATTAGCATCTGcaactccccaccccccccccaaggGGAGAAGCAGCCCCTACTCCCGTCCTCCCTACCCCCAACTCTGGGTTTCCGGACCCGTCCTAGAAACCGCGGTTTAAAACTTAACCCTTCGAGGGGAGCTGGTGCGGGCTGGGGTATTGGTTCTTTTTTCGCCTCCGTTCCTCCCCACGATCAAGTCTGAAATAATTAAGTGAAATGTAAAAGTGCAAAGGGCGAGCAGGACCCTGATAAACAGGAGTCAGATTTCATAAGGGGGTGGATgagtatgtgcgtgtgtgtgtgtatgagagagagaagtGAGTCTCAAAGGCCAGACTCGGGCCAGAGTCAGAGGCCCGAGGGTGAGGAGCCGGGCTGACCTGACACCGAGCTTTCCCGTAGTTAATTCGCGTTCGCACCCCCCCAGCCAAGGACGGGAGACGCCAGCGGGCAGCCAGCCCCCGCGCGGAATGGCCCCTGAGCAACTCATTTCAAGTCCTTTAAAAGAGGCTGATAAAACGGGCTCTCTCTCTCCGCGGACTTGGAGCCGCCCTGGCAGGCGCGCGGCCGGGCGAGGTCAAGCGCGCAGTGGGGACCCCTACGCCCCTACGCGCGCGAGTGCGCGCGGGCACCGGGGAGAGGGACAAAGAGTTGGGGCCAAGTTTGCGCTCCGGGCACTGGCAGGCTCCGGGGAAGGAAGGTTCCCCCCGGGCGGAAACCTGGGTGCCCTAAGGTAGAGCAAAGAGAAAAAGCTACCCGGCGAATTCATGATCCTTGCGGGAGTGACGAGGCGGGGttggcggtggggggtggggtggggcggggggggcggtcAGGAAGGAGTTGGGGGGGAGCAGGCCAACCGTGGCCTGGCCGAGCGAGTGGCAGGCGAGCTGGGGCTCCGGAAGGCAGGCCTCTCTAGCTCCGAAGTAAAGCAAACCGTCCTCGCTGTCCACCTGGATTCCCGCAGCCCCTCCGGAAAACTCTGTCCCCTCTTGCACCAAACTTTGCTCCGGTCCTTGCAACCTCGCTCGGAGGCTGCGGCGTGGGAAGGGTTAAGACTGCCCGTCCCAGCTGACAGTCAGCTGATTGGGCCCTGATTGACAGCTCGGAAAAGTTTCCTTGTTTCTCGACTCCTATGCTAATCGCGGGCGCTCCCGCCGCCTCCCATTGGTCCGGAGTACCAGTCAATTTCCCATTTGGGCCTGACGTCACGAGTGCTATAAAACTCAGCAATAGCTTTAAACTCTTCTTGCTGGATCAGAggctttaaaatctttttttttcatcttcgaGCTGTATAGCTCCGGCTGCTCGTCTGCTCGGTCTCCCCCCTTTTGCTCTGCGCCTCGCTTTTTCCCCAGGACTTCGCTATttcgctttaaaaaaaaaaaaaaagcaagaaagaactcaactccccccccccccacctcctttcCTCCAGCCCGGCTGCACCTCTGTCTTGCACTTTGCACGGAGGGAGGAAGAGCGCGAGgttgagggagaggagagaaaaaaaaaaaaaaatttttttttttttttttaaataaaaaagagccAGGCAGAAGAGGAGGCGAGAAGCATGAAGTGTTAACTCCCCGGTGCCAAGGCCTGCGCCGCCCGGACAGCCGCCCGCCGCGCCTGCAGCCCCGAACGGCCGCCGCGCGCGCCCCGCCTGCAGCCGGGGCCAGCAAGCCGAGCCGAGCCCTCCTTATGCAAAGCGCGCAGCGGAGCGGCGAGCGGGGGACGCCGCGCACCCAGCCGGGTTCCTCCGGcttcgccgccgccgccgccaccgcagCCCGTGGAGGACCTTCCCGAGCCTGAAGCCGCCGACTCGGCGCGCTAGGAGGCGAGCAGGCGAGGAGGGGCCGGGGCGAGCGAGCGAGCACATTGGCGTGAgccggggcgggggggagggaggGCGGGCGCGGGGGGCGCGGGCAGGGcggcgggggtgtgtgtgtgtgtgtgtgcgcgctcggAGGTTTCGGGCCAGCCACCGCCGCGCGAGCTAGAAGCGCCCCAGCCCGGCAAGCTGGCTCACCCGCTGGCCACCCAGCACAGCCCGCTGGCCCCTCTCCTGCAGCCCATCTGgcggagcggcggcggcggcggcggcggcaggagAATGGCATCGGAACTGGCAATGAGCAACTCCGACCTGCCCACCAGTCCCCTGGCCATGGAATATGTTAATGACTTCGATCTGATGAAGTTTGAAGTGAAAAAGGAGCCGGTGGAGACCGACCGCATCATCAGCCAGTGCGGCCGTCTCATCGCCGGGGGCTCGCTGTCCTCCACCCCCATGAGCACGCCGTGCAGCTCGGTGCCCCCTTCGCCCAGCTTCTCGGCGCCCAGCCCGGGCTCAGGCAGCGAGCAGAAGGCGCACCTGGAAGACTACTACTGGATGACCGGCTACCCGCAGCAGCTGAACCCCGAGGCGCTGGGCTTCAGCCCCGAGGACGCGGTCGAGGCGCTCATCAGCAACAGCCACCAGCTCCAGGGCGGCTTCGATGGCTACGCGCGCGGGGCGCAGCAGCTGGCCTCGGCGGCCGGGGCCGGCGCCGGCGCCTCCCTGGGCGGCAGCGGCGAGGAGATGGGCCCCGCCGCCGCCGTGGTGTCCGCCGTGATCGCCGCGGCCGCCGCGCAGAGCGGCGCGGCTCCgcattaccaccaccaccaccaccaccaccacgccgccagccaccaccaccacccgacGGCCGGCGCACCGGGCGCCGCGGGCAGCGCGTCCGCCTCGGCCGGGGGCGCGGGCGGCTCGGGCGGCGGCTCGGGCGGCCCGGCCAGcgccgggggcggcggcggcggaggaggaggcggcggcgggggcgcagcgggggcggggggcgccctGCACCCTCATCACGCCGCGGCCGGCGGCCTGCACTTCGACGACCGCTTCTCCGACGAGCAGCTGGTGACCATGTCGGTGCGCGAGCTGAACCGGCAGCTGCGCGGGGTCAGCAAGGAGGAGGTGATTCGGCTGAAGCAGAAAAGGCGGACCCTGAAAAACCGCGGCTATGCCCAGTCCTGCCGCTTCAAGAGGGTGCAGCAGAGGCACGTCCTGGAGTCCGAGAAGAACCAGCTGCTGCAGCAGGTCGACCACCTCAAGCAGGAGATCTCCAGGCTGGTGCGCGAGAGGGACGCGTACAAGGAGAAGTACGAGAAGCTAGTGAGCAGCGGCTTCCGAGAAAACGGCTCGAGCAGCGACAACCCGTCCTCTCCCGAGTTTTTCATGTGAGTCTGACACGCGACCCCAGCTCGCCACCTTGATAAGCGCTCCGTGGGGGTCCGACTCGGGTGTGGGCTTGCAGTTCCAAGAGCCTTGCTCGCCACCAcctcgccccctcccctcccgagcttgcccccgacccccac
Encoded here:
- the MAF gene encoding transcription factor Maf, translating into MASELAMSNSDLPTSPLAMEYVNDFDLMKFEVKKEPVETDRIISQCGRLIAGGSLSSTPMSTPCSSVPPSPSFSAPSPGSGSEQKAHLEDYYWMTGYPQQLNPEALGFSPEDAVEALISNSHQLQGGFDGYARGAQQLASAAGAGAGASLGGSGEEMGPAAAVVSAVIAAAAAQSGAAPHYHHHHHHHHAASHHHHPTAGAPGAAGSASASAGGAGGSGGGSGGPASAGGGGGGGGGGGGGAAGAGGALHPHHAAAGGLHFDDRFSDEQLVTMSVRELNRQLRGVSKEEVIRLKQKRRTLKNRGYAQSCRFKRVQQRHVLESEKNQLLQQVDHLKQEISRLVRERDAYKEKYEKLVSSGFRENGSSSDNPSSPEFFMYPRESSTSVM